A single region of the Bacteroidia bacterium genome encodes:
- a CDS encoding radical SAM protein has product MNSSNNNYYLNQDVKLQYIPPLFCSDDPYYQNKRFFLKYYNWFLKKENQNFEELNESMIIDSFTNSPGIVFELTQNCNLCCTYCESNKHFFQNKKKSESTMDSALAFSFLEKYKKKYYIKRRNSEFYISFYGGEPLLEWDLLREIVSYSKKIFSKNTQFHITTNGLLLENKIEYLVDNNFIIRISIDGNKIQNANRIFPDKGESFEVLSNILEIIKIKFPLFFNDNISFQSVITKYNSNIDELNAYFKRKYDKETYPLQLSLTNLKEEYIDKFENDLQQEVLFDLNVEKRRYELNKDSFWERNPSLRYFYNRYFIDESINEKFYSPYYNSGTCIPFSRKIFINANGSIFPCEKSNLLKPLGSCSINSLNINFNSILNSFSSDIQNFEKGCEKCSKVMFCNSCIYLSNNCIRKDEITTSFLNTIESII; this is encoded by the coding sequence ATGAATAGTAGTAATAATAATTACTACTTGAATCAGGATGTTAAATTACAGTATATTCCTCCACTTTTCTGTTCAGATGATCCATATTATCAGAATAAAAGATTTTTTTTAAAATATTATAATTGGTTTTTAAAAAAAGAGAATCAAAATTTTGAAGAATTAAATGAATCAATGATTATTGATTCATTTACAAATTCACCAGGAATAGTATTTGAATTAACACAAAACTGTAATCTTTGTTGTACTTATTGCGAAAGTAATAAACACTTTTTTCAAAACAAAAAAAAATCGGAAAGTACAATGGATTCTGCATTAGCATTTTCTTTTTTAGAAAAATATAAAAAAAAATATTACATTAAACGAAGAAATTCTGAATTTTACATTAGTTTTTATGGCGGTGAGCCTCTATTAGAATGGGATTTACTTCGAGAAATCGTAAGTTATTCAAAAAAAATATTTTCAAAAAACACTCAATTTCATATCACTACCAATGGATTGTTACTTGAGAACAAAATCGAATATCTTGTTGATAATAATTTTATTATTAGAATTAGTATAGATGGAAATAAGATACAAAATGCTAATAGAATTTTTCCAGATAAAGGAGAATCATTTGAGGTTTTATCAAATATTTTAGAAATTATCAAAATAAAGTTCCCATTATTTTTTAATGATAATATATCATTTCAAAGTGTTATAACTAAGTACAATTCGAATATTGATGAACTAAACGCATATTTTAAAAGAAAGTATGATAAGGAAACTTATCCATTACAACTTTCATTAACAAATTTAAAAGAAGAATATATTGATAAATTTGAAAATGACCTTCAGCAAGAAGTTCTTTTTGATTTGAATGTTGAAAAAAGACGTTATGAATTAAATAAAGATTCATTTTGGGAAAGAAATCCTTCTTTACGGTATTTTTATAATCGTTATTTTATTGATGAGTCAATTAATGAAAAATTTTATTCGCCATATTATAATAGCGGAACTTGTATTCCTTTCAGTAGAAAGATATTTATTAATGCCAATGGGTCTATTTTTCCTTGTGAAAAGTCTAATTTATTAAAACCACTTGGTTCATGTTCAATTAATTCTTTAAACATCAATTTTAATTCAATTTTAAATTCATTTTCCTCTGATATTCAAAACTTCGAAAAAGGTTGTGAAAAATGTTCAAAAGTAATGTTCTGCAATAGTTGTATATATTTATCTAATAATTGTATTAGAAAAGATGAAATAACAACCTCCTTTCTAAATACTATAGAATCTATTATTTAA
- a CDS encoding response regulator transcription factor: MRILIIDDEKRIRSSLINVLKIHYPKAIVVAEAENIQIAFEAIQKHKPEVVLLDIKMPNGSGFDLLKQIYPITFKIVFITAFNEFALQAIKFSALDYLLKPVIPKELIEALDRAERQLNTEEMIEKFNVFINNIENVNRETKKIVLNSHHKIHVINLNEIVRCEADRNYTMFYLTNKRSVLVSRSLKEYDEMLSPMGFYRPHHSHLINLSFVDSLEKRDGGILILKDGSEVPVSSKRQCDIIAALNKI; this comes from the coding sequence ATGCGTATTCTAATTATTGATGATGAAAAAAGAATAAGAAGTTCATTAATTAATGTACTAAAAATACATTACCCGAAAGCTATTGTAGTTGCAGAAGCTGAAAATATTCAAATTGCATTTGAAGCTATTCAGAAACATAAGCCAGAAGTTGTTTTGCTTGATATAAAAATGCCCAATGGGTCTGGATTTGACCTACTAAAGCAAATATACCCAATTACTTTTAAGATTGTTTTTATAACTGCTTTTAATGAATTTGCTTTACAAGCTATTAAATTTTCTGCACTTGACTATTTACTTAAACCAGTTATCCCAAAAGAACTTATTGAAGCACTTGACCGTGCTGAGCGGCAACTAAACACAGAGGAAATGATTGAGAAGTTCAATGTTTTTATAAATAATATTGAAAACGTTAATCGTGAAACAAAAAAGATTGTACTTAACAGTCACCACAAAATACATGTGATAAATTTGAATGAGATAGTTAGATGCGAAGCTGATAGAAATTATACAATGTTTTACCTTACAAATAAAAGATCTGTTCTTGTATCACGTTCACTAAAAGAATACGATGAAATGCTTAGCCCAATGGGTTTCTATAGACCTCATCATTCTCATTTAATTAATTTATCTTTTGTTGATAGTTTGGAAAAAAGAGATGGCGGTATCTTAATTTTAAAAGATGGATCAGAAGTTCCTGTGTCATCAAAAAGGCAATGTGATATTATTGCAGCTCTTAACAAAATATAA
- a CDS encoding toll/interleukin-1 receptor domain-containing protein has product MAILTRTRLTALTESKLGTRIFSETVNESKRETRTTAVVSVFLSHSHDDLEKIDVEKTIVLLRKVGVRVYIDSNDSSLPPFTSAETAKKIKEQIKLNNKFILVATNKAINSKWCNWELGFGDAQKYINHIALIPIADNSASWNGSEYLRIYPRIEESEYTAEHIKIIFPDKTEKSLLDWLKS; this is encoded by the coding sequence ATGGCAATTTTAACAAGGACAAGACTAACAGCACTGACTGAAAGTAAGCTTGGGACAAGAATATTCAGCGAAACAGTGAATGAATCAAAACGAGAAACAAGAACTACTGCTGTAGTTTCTGTATTTCTTTCTCATAGTCATGATGATTTGGAAAAAATTGATGTTGAAAAAACTATTGTGCTTTTAAGAAAAGTGGGAGTCAGAGTATACATTGATTCAAATGATTCTTCACTTCCACCTTTTACAAGTGCTGAAACAGCAAAAAAAATTAAGGAGCAAATCAAACTAAATAACAAGTTTATTTTGGTAGCAACCAATAAAGCCATAAATTCTAAATGGTGTAACTGGGAATTAGGTTTTGGTGATGCTCAAAAATACATTAATCATATTGCGCTTATTCCAATTGCTGATAACTCAGCTTCTTGGAATGGTTCTGAATACCTAAGAATTTACCCACGTATTGAAGAAAGTGAATACACAGCAGAACACATAAAAATTATTTTTCCTGACAAAACTGAAAAGTCATTACTTGACTGGCTAAAATCATAA
- a CDS encoding tetratricopeptide repeat protein, which yields MRKFILFILCNLLLLFIYGQSPNELDSLLKLLPKDKEDTNKVRHLIFISEDLCKTDPQKSLEYALKALIVAEKIKWNRGIASSYFRISYAYDAQGRSPVALQYRLKELEKWKELNDKDCICSSLGTIGISYHNIGNYTKALEYYISALKLAEEIKNKEKIIRNLCNIASVHADQNNLDKAIEYYQKTLKLSDEPKFENYKSIALGNLGNIYSSQGMQNKALDYYFFALKIDEKLGYEVNVAGWYINIAGAYQLQSDSAKEAGNLNQMEEKCNKSLEYFSKALKLSDKLGNDYYKSSILGNMGAIYITKNRFKEAEESIIAAIKISENISAIDEIIAGHQRLSQLYEQMKLPVKALEQYKKYVAVKDSVFNENNKNTISELQIKYETEKKDVANVFLAEQNRIQALKINNNRYFIIGLIVLLLLVLVSGILLFRQNKLKFKHTASQFEQKLLRTQMNPHFIFNSLASIESFIYDQQPKEAGEYLTSFSRLMRLILENSKSEYITLEKEIETLNFYLSLEKLRLNDTLDYSIELSNVIHTDQVYLPPMLAQPFIENAIEHGFRGIDQTGIITITFTLKEKYLEVQITDNGIGIAETQEKELHKTHRSMAMEITQERLKILNKSKRQKMIFSVTDLFNENQENKGTKIIFSIPV from the coding sequence ATGAGAAAATTTATTTTATTTATATTATGCAATTTGTTATTATTGTTTATTTATGGGCAAAGTCCCAATGAACTTGATAGTTTATTAAAACTTCTACCTAAAGATAAAGAAGACACTAATAAGGTTAGGCACTTGATTTTTATTTCAGAAGATTTATGCAAAACAGACCCTCAAAAATCTCTCGAATATGCTTTAAAAGCATTGATTGTAGCTGAAAAAATTAAATGGAATAGAGGAATTGCGTCATCATATTTTAGAATAAGTTATGCGTATGATGCACAAGGGAGATCTCCAGTGGCACTTCAATACAGATTAAAAGAACTTGAGAAATGGAAGGAACTTAATGATAAAGATTGCATTTGCTCTTCTCTTGGAACAATAGGAATCTCTTATCATAACATTGGTAATTATACTAAGGCTCTGGAGTATTATATTTCAGCATTAAAACTTGCTGAAGAAATTAAGAACAAAGAGAAAATAATTAGAAATCTTTGCAATATAGCAAGCGTACATGCCGATCAAAATAATTTAGACAAAGCAATTGAATATTACCAAAAAACTTTAAAATTATCTGATGAACCTAAATTTGAAAATTACAAATCTATTGCACTTGGAAATTTAGGAAATATTTATTCGAGCCAAGGAATGCAAAATAAAGCATTAGATTATTATTTCTTTGCTTTAAAAATTGACGAAAAATTAGGCTATGAAGTAAACGTGGCAGGTTGGTATATTAATATTGCAGGTGCTTATCAACTTCAAAGTGATTCTGCAAAAGAAGCCGGAAATTTAAATCAAATGGAAGAAAAATGTAATAAATCTCTTGAGTACTTTTCAAAAGCTTTAAAACTTTCAGATAAATTAGGCAATGATTATTATAAGTCGAGTATTCTTGGTAATATGGGGGCAATTTATATTACAAAAAATAGATTTAAAGAAGCTGAAGAATCTATCATAGCTGCAATTAAAATTTCAGAAAACATTAGTGCCATAGATGAAATTATTGCAGGACATCAACGATTAAGTCAGTTGTACGAACAAATGAAGTTACCTGTTAAAGCACTTGAACAATACAAGAAATATGTAGCCGTAAAAGATAGTGTTTTCAACGAAAACAATAAGAATACTATTTCTGAATTACAAATTAAGTATGAAACAGAGAAAAAGGATGTCGCAAATGTTTTCCTTGCAGAGCAAAATAGAATACAAGCACTAAAAATTAATAACAATAGGTACTTTATAATAGGGCTTATTGTTTTGTTATTACTAGTTTTAGTTTCTGGAATTTTACTTTTTAGACAAAATAAATTAAAATTTAAACATACAGCTTCACAATTTGAGCAAAAGCTTTTAAGAACTCAAATGAATCCTCATTTTATTTTCAATTCTTTAGCAAGTATTGAGAGTTTTATTTACGACCAACAACCCAAAGAAGCTGGTGAATATTTAACAAGCTTCTCACGACTAATGAGACTTATCCTTGAAAATTCAAAATCGGAATATATAACACTAGAAAAAGAAATTGAAACATTAAACTTTTACCTTTCACTTGAAAAACTTAGATTAAATGACACACTCGATTATTCTATTGAACTGAGTAATGTTATTCATACAGATCAGGTATACTTACCACCTATGCTGGCACAGCCATTTATTGAAAATGCAATTGAACATGGATTTCGAGGAATTGATCAAACCGGAATTATCACGATTACATTTACATTAAAAGAAAAATATTTAGAAGTGCAGATTACGGATAATGGTATTGGAATAGCTGAAACGCAGGAAAAAGAACTTCATAAAACACATCGGTCTATGGCGATGGAAATAACTCAAGAACGTTTAAAGATTCTAAATAAATCAAAAAGACAAAAAATGATTTTTTCAGTTACCGATTTGTTCAATGAAAATCAAGAAAACAAAGGAACAAAAATAATATTTTCAATACCTGTATAA
- a CDS encoding T9SS type A sorting domain-containing protein yields the protein MKTVIIIISIMFLSIGMWAQKIYTIAGDGSVYFTGDSVLATNAGLTPYGSVAFDQSGNIYFADIFSHRIRKVDALTGMISTVAGTGIGGYNGDGILAKSAQIYTPNALALDENGNIYIADYSNNRVRKVDAVTGLISTVAGTGVWGYSGDSLLATTSMVKNVTGITVDNIGNVYFSDMGNERIRKIDASNGFLYDIAGNGINGYNGDNILADHAMLSGPHGIALDASNNLYIADKENDRIRKVNAVTGIITTVAGTGVYDIYNGDGILAINANFRHPNSVAVNAVGDIFISDQFNQMIFKVNHTNNRIYTVAGTLSGGSTAEGISALTALLPMPVGVAIDACGNIYISLYDSHRVRKVFSYDLNLNQTDLTCFGQCNGAISVNATGGVAPYSYLWGNGMGNSTSLSNLCAGTYWLSVVDNSGCKEILNITITQPNQMASNLTTVNTNCNATGSANVSVSGNYPMTYLWSNGSTTTSATGLSAGTYSITITDAVQCTYVENFTITNTTVTFPSAPICMVTVDSLSQNNIIVWDKNGFQNADSFIVYREIATNNYQPIAHIPLNGFSQFVDTVRTLYFPNTGDPNAGTYRYKLQIIDSCGRVSNMSPYHNTIYMLNNGSGIFYWTQPYTIQNGPNPVSSYELMRDDNSNGTWHVVASVAGTQQTVSDPLYVIYQNTASWRVRTVWSVNCTPSVKGTNSNFSTSFSNIYSNNATSIINTLLENQIFVFPNPTNDKVYIQSNLHTIEGVEIFNVFGELVSSCNKSSIEENGFIDLSNISSGIYFINITTADGFAVKKIIKNK from the coding sequence ATGAAAACAGTTATTATTATTATTTCGATAATGTTCCTATCAATTGGAATGTGGGCACAGAAGATATATACTATTGCTGGCGATGGTTCAGTTTATTTTACAGGAGATTCAGTTTTAGCTACAAATGCTGGTCTTACACCTTATGGTTCAGTTGCATTTGATCAATCTGGAAATATTTATTTTGCTGATATTTTTAGCCATAGAATTCGTAAAGTTGATGCTTTAACAGGCATGATCTCAACTGTAGCTGGAACTGGTATTGGTGGTTATAATGGAGATGGGATACTTGCAAAATCTGCCCAGATTTATACTCCAAATGCACTTGCTTTAGATGAAAACGGAAATATTTACATAGCAGATTATAGTAATAATCGAGTGAGGAAAGTTGATGCGGTTACCGGATTGATTTCTACTGTTGCAGGTACTGGTGTATGGGGTTATAGCGGAGACAGCCTTCTTGCGACTACTTCAATGGTAAAAAATGTTACAGGAATAACTGTAGACAATATAGGGAATGTTTATTTTTCTGATATGGGTAATGAAAGAATTCGAAAAATAGATGCTTCTAACGGATTTTTATATGATATAGCAGGTAATGGGATTAATGGATACAATGGCGATAATATTTTAGCTGATCATGCAATGCTTAGTGGTCCTCATGGTATTGCTTTAGACGCATCAAACAATTTATATATTGCTGATAAAGAAAATGATCGAATACGTAAAGTAAATGCAGTTACCGGCATAATTACAACAGTTGCCGGCACTGGAGTATATGATATTTATAATGGTGATGGAATTCTTGCTATTAATGCAAATTTTAGACATCCAAATAGTGTTGCAGTAAATGCAGTCGGCGACATCTTTATTTCTGATCAATTTAATCAAATGATTTTTAAAGTTAATCATACTAATAATAGAATATATACTGTTGCTGGTACTTTGTCTGGTGGAAGCACTGCTGAAGGAATTTCTGCACTCACCGCTTTGTTGCCTATGCCAGTTGGCGTTGCTATTGATGCCTGTGGAAATATTTACATTTCTCTTTATGATTCTCATAGAGTTAGAAAAGTTTTTTCTTATGATTTAAACTTAAATCAAACTGACTTAACCTGTTTTGGACAATGTAATGGAGCAATTAGTGTGAATGCGACAGGAGGCGTTGCACCCTATTCTTATTTATGGGGCAATGGCATGGGTAATAGTACAAGTTTATCAAATTTGTGTGCCGGAACTTATTGGTTAAGTGTTGTGGATAATTCAGGATGTAAAGAAATATTAAATATTACAATTACACAACCAAATCAAATGGCATCAAACCTTACTACTGTTAATACTAACTGCAACGCTACCGGAAGTGCAAATGTTTCGGTTAGTGGGAATTACCCGATGACATATTTATGGTCTAATGGTAGTACAACAACGAGTGCAACAGGTTTAAGTGCGGGAACATATTCAATAACAATTACTGATGCAGTACAATGTACATATGTTGAGAATTTCACTATAACAAATACTACAGTTACATTTCCATCGGCACCTATTTGCATGGTAACTGTAGATTCTTTATCGCAAAATAATATAATTGTATGGGATAAAAACGGATTTCAAAATGCAGATTCATTTATTGTTTACCGTGAAATAGCTACTAATAATTATCAACCTATTGCCCATATACCATTAAATGGGTTTAGTCAGTTTGTTGATACTGTAAGAACATTATATTTCCCAAATACTGGTGATCCAAATGCAGGCACATATCGTTACAAATTGCAGATAATTGATTCTTGTGGAAGAGTTAGTAATATGAGCCCGTACCATAACACAATATACATGTTAAATAATGGGAGTGGAATTTTTTATTGGACTCAACCTTACACAATACAGAATGGACCAAACCCTGTTTCAAGCTATGAGCTAATGAGGGATGATAATAGCAATGGAACATGGCACGTTGTTGCAAGTGTGGCAGGAACCCAGCAAACTGTAAGCGATCCATTGTATGTGATATACCAAAACACTGCATCATGGCGTGTAAGAACAGTCTGGAGTGTAAATTGCACACCATCTGTAAAAGGTACAAATTCTAATTTTAGCACTTCATTTTCTAATATTTATTCAAATAATGCCACTTCAATTATTAATACATTACTGGAAAATCAGATATTTGTTTTCCCAAATCCAACAAATGATAAGGTATATATTCAAAGCAATTTACACACAATAGAAGGTGTTGAGATTTTTAATGTTTTTGGTGAATTAGTGAGCTCGTGCAATAAATCTAGTATAGAAGAGAATGGTTTTATTGATTTGTCAAATATTTCTAGTGGAATATATTTTATAAATATAACTACTGCTGATGGTTTTGCTGTTAAGAAAATAATTAAAAATAAATAG